A region from the Medicago truncatula cultivar Jemalong A17 chromosome 6, MtrunA17r5.0-ANR, whole genome shotgun sequence genome encodes:
- the LOC120575953 gene encoding uncharacterized protein, producing MSKRKGKEVVKPKVAEQDGTSVHSPCKPPPSSSSSLKDLDQVELELQLLLAFEFYPPIKLQGVHRHFVLYGLMEYLKRSFDRHFTAEEVLELVGRFYNIEMLKSDDDEIDELNNEEDFRLPQSFFAKDEP from the exons ATGAGTAAGAGAAAAGGGAAAGAAGTCGTGAAACCCAAAGTGGCGGAACAAGATGGCACATCTGTTCATTCTCCTTGCAAACCTCCCccttcctcttcttcctctctaaag GATCTAGACCAGGTTGAATTGGAGCTTCAACTATTGCTAGCTTTTGAATTTTATCCTCCAATTAAGCTTCAAG GAGTACATCGTCACTTTGTCCTTTATGGTCTGATGGAATATCTAAAGAGGAG TTTTGATAGACACTTCACTGCTGAAGAGGTCCTTGAATTGGTGGGACGGTTCTACAACATAGAAATGCTG AAATCAGACGACGATGAGATCGATGAGCTTAATAATGAAGAAGATTTTAGGTTACCTCAGAGTTTCTTTGCCAAGGACGAACCCTGA